In Drosophila yakuba strain Tai18E2 chromosome 2R, Prin_Dyak_Tai18E2_2.1, whole genome shotgun sequence, a single genomic region encodes these proteins:
- the LOC6531210 gene encoding ataxin-10 yields the protein MEHVPNETKELVQKLVSLSITENEEEIAALLKNLRLLLTKGRENQESLAGSVEFSSFLDAVAFNPTMRTEHRIIHNLALQVLANSVVNNETTQALTWSQHGLKIAEQAYASPLGSSNNVLLMIMYNIYLSGRGLITDLVALKTCLQLWQALNEAQCTYNFEYLHFFLEHFIVQNGRACVACYQKLETEERVAFLDYVAHYLRENSPNGDVTLFLLQHFAKEFRMKSDCLLRETLKLKHELHPREVHTLLRIIASASGSEKYANVYSTDQSLFINVSSLLRCVVSAGKQPDGGGLDKPMTRLEEVALTSDIDAGYEKKVSYELKTLLVRCSANLLYDNKANKGYCLDTQLLPTLLECTTMDARNPLMREWSILAIRNACINCPEAQQVIAGLTMQGSAPNDILTELNLDMGALRIADRQQ from the exons ATGGAGCATGTg CCAAATGAAACTAAAGAGCTTGTGCAAAAGCTTGTGAGCCTGAGCATAACCGAAAATGAGGAGGAAATTGCGGCATTACTCAAGAACCTACGATTGTTGCTCACAAAAGGCAGAGAAAATCAGGAGTCTTTGGCCGGAAGTGTGGAGTTTTCCAGCTTTCTAGATGCCGTGGCTTTCAATCCAACGATGCGTACAGAGCATCGTATTATACATAACCTAGCTCTGCAGGTGCTGGCCAATAGTGTGGTCAACAATGAGACCACCCAAGCACTTACCTGGAGTCAGCATGGCTTGAAGATCGCCGAGCAAGCTTACGCTTCTCCATTGGGAAGTTCGAATAATGTGCTCCTCATGATCATGTACAACATATACCTGAGTGGCCGTGGCCTGATCACCGACTTGGTGGCACTCAAAACATGTCTACAGCTGTGGCAGGCTCTAAACGAGGCACAGTGCACCTATAACTTCGAGTACCTACACTTCTTCCTGGAGCACTTCATTGTCCAGAATGGACGAGCCTGTGTAGCTTGTTACCAAAAGCTGGAGACTGAAGAACGCGTTGCCTTCCTAGACTATGTTGCCCACTACCTGAGGGAAAACAGTCCCAATGGCGATGTTACTCTGTTTTTACTTCAACATTTTGCCAAAGAATTCCGCATGAAATCTGACTGCCTCCTTCGCGAAACTCTTAAGCTGAAGCATGAGCTTCATCCCCGAGAAGTTCACACTTTACTGCGCATCATCGCAAGTGCCAGCGGCTCTGAGAAGTATGCCAATGTGTACTCCACCGACCAATCGCTATTCATCAACGTAAGCAGCCTGCTTAGATGCGTTGTGTCCGCTGGCAAGCAACCGGATGGAGGCGGCCTGGATAAGCCCATGACAAGGCTGGAGGAGGTGGCCCTCACTTCGGACATTGATGCGGGCTATGAAAAAAAGGTCTCCTATGAACTTAAAACGCTTCTTGTACGCTGTTCAGCCAATCTTCTGTATGACAACAAGGCCAACAAGGGCTACTGCCTGGATACACAGCTGCTGCCCACCCTTCTCGAATGCACAACGATGGATGCCCGAAACCCAT TGATGCGGGAGTGGAGCATCCTAGCCATCCGAAACGCCTGCATAAACTGTCCGGAGGCGCAACAGGTGATCGCAGGCCTGACAATGCAGGGCTCCGCGCCCAACGACATCCTCACCGAACTCAACCTGGACATGGGCGCACTCCGCATCGCTGACAGGCAGCAATAG
- the LOC6531211 gene encoding sorting nexin-16 — MSLRALRKRETSTSYGNNNNYLAPSRTSQATLFKKASTAITSPKKSVLKTGNSVGGLDKRNLNLFREQKLLGRKCHSSPDLRQIGKYQNNSLLRSKSEGDVSLILASNSGAPLTVANAKSEVCLKRISSHSYEPSTRTSINRSEMLGGARSHRDLTQSSYGNQPGGHSVDLEPSSRTPRRMSECSLGYSQSSSRHTGSNSMFASQMTLSSGSVVPAVDPNAVLRVPIIGYEVMEERARFTAYKLRVENPETNDYWLVMRRYTDFVRLNSKLKQAFPNLTLMLPRKKLFGDNFNAVFLDNRVQGLQIFVNSVMAKEELRKCKLVREFFCLDEPPSYSESMEECRAIFEAQEETIEHLKLQIRNKNDLILSLQQKLREEMNEKEQLREAMKNLELNCSHCSSANDSLCIK, encoded by the exons atGTCACTCCGAGCGCTTCGGAAAAGAGAAACAAGCACTAGCTacggcaacaataacaactaCTTAGCACCATCGAGAACTTCACAAGCAACGCTCTTTAAGAAGGCCAGCACAGCAATAACGTCACCGAAGAAATCGGTGCTTAAAACTGGGAACTCCGTTGGCGGATTGGACAAACGGAACCTGAACCTGTTCCGAGAGCAGAAGCTACTCGGTCGCAAGTGTCACTCGAGTCCTGACCTACGACAAATTGGGAAATACCAAAACAACAGCCTGTTGCGCAGCAAATCGGAGGGGGATGTTAGTTTAATCCTGGCCAGCAATTCCGGTGCTCCATTGACAGTGGCAAACGCCAAGTCAGAGGTTTGCTTGAAGAGAATAAGCTCCCACAGTTACGAACCATCCACAAGAACGTCGATAAACAGAAGCGAAATGCTCGGCGGTGCCCGTTCCCATCGCGACCTGACGCAGTCGTCCTATGGCAACCAGCCAGGTGGACATTCAGTGGACTTGGAGCCCAGCTCTAGAACACCTCGCCGCATGAGCGAGTGCAGCTTGGGGTACAGCCAGTCCAGCTCCCGGCACACAGGCTCCAACTCTATGTTCGCTAGCCAGATGACTCTCTCCTCGGGATCGGTGGTGCCCGCCGTAGACCCCAACGCTGTGCTTAGGGTGCCCATCATTGGCTACGAGGTAATGGAGGAGAGAGCGCGCTTCACTGCTTACAAGCTGCGCGTCGAGAACCCAGAGACCAACGACTACTGGCTTGTAATGCGACGCTACACCGACTTTGTGCGGCTTAATAGCAAGCTAAAACAGGCTTTCCCCAACCTCACGCTTATGCTGCCCCGGAAGAAGCTTTTCGGCGATAACTTCAATGCCGTCTTTCTCGACAATCGGGTGCAAGGTCTGCAGATTTTCGTCAACTCAGTGATGGCCAAGGAGGAGCTGCGCAAGTGTAAGCTAGTGCGGGAGTTCTTCTGCCTAGACGAGCCGCCATCATACTCTGAATCCATGGAGGAGTGTCGG GCAATTTTTGAAGCCCAGGAGGAGACGATCGAGCATCTGAAGCTGCAGAttcgaaataaaaacgatCTCATTCTCAGTTTGCAGCAAAAACTGCGGGAGGAAATGAACGAGAAGGAGCAGCTAAGAGAAGCTATGAA AAATTTGGAGCTCAATTGCTCGCACTGCTCCTCAGCCAATGACAGTTTGTGCATCAAATAG
- the LOC6531212 gene encoding SH3 domain-containing protein Dlish produces the protein MAFLCPVRMRRDKKKATNASIERDLPAVGVLGMGRITGSSSIETLVRVGIEKEHGLSPDSKMVVLHDFTPCVDDELEVKRGQLVNILYRENDWVYVIGQDSRQEGFIPFSYCAPCNTQLADLAVKKKLPREQCPEQPIEENIPLLGTDNKLDVLCDEALNPGSVNSIEKTMLVESECTSFVKEPSGRCIVLYTFIARDENDLSVERGEFVTVLNREDPDWFWIMRSDGQEGFVPASFIYPADSVRVLQQQKATLNAMETILQQGQPGQQTQQQQQPQLGLGTDDLRYHGTELVMLYDYKAQAPDDLYLSVRRGDWIYADLTNQTVDGWLWAYAPKTRKYGFIPKAYARPPAMTSL, from the exons ATGGCATTCCTTTGCCCCGTGCGCATGAGGCGCGACAAGAAGAAAG CTACAAATGCCAGCATAGAGAGGGACTTGCCAGCGGTGGGAGTATTGGGCATGGGTCGTATAACTGGTTCCTCCAGCATAGAAACACTTGTTAGAGTGGGCATAGAAAAGGAACACGGGCTAAG TCCGGATTCCAAGATGGTTGTGCTACACGACTTTACTCCTTGCGTGGATGATGAGCTGGAAGTGAAGCGCGGACAGCTGGTTAATATATTGTACAGAGAGAACGATTGGGTTTACGTGATTGGTCAGGACTCGCGGCAGGAGGGCTTCATACCCTTCTCCTATTGTGCTCCCTGCAACACGCAGCTGGCGGATTTGGCTGTTAAGAAGAAACTGCCAAGAGAACAGTGTCCAGAGCAGCCGATCGAAGAGAACATACCCCTCCTGGGCACGGATAACAAACTGGATGTTCTTTGCGATGAAGCCTTGAATCCTGGGTCTGTCAACAGCATTGAGAAAACCATGCTAGTGGAGTCAGAGTGTACTTCTTTCGTGAAGGAACCGTCCGGGCGCTGCATCGTTTTGTACACCTTCATAGCCAGGGACGAAAACGATTTGTCCGTGGAACGGGGAGAATTTGTAACCGTGCTTAATCGCGAGGATCCAGATTGGTTTTGGATAATGCGCAGCGATGGCCAGGAAGGATTTGTGCCAGCCAGCTTTATTTATCCTGCAGACAGTGTGCGAGttttgcagcagcagaaaGCCACCTTAAATGCCATGGAGACCATTTTGCAGCAAGGTCAACCGGGCCAGCAGacccagcaacagcagcagccacagttGGGTTTGGGAACAGATGATCTACGCTACCATGGCACGGAGCTGGTGATGCTGTATGATTACAAAGCGCAAGCTCCAGACGACCTGTACCTTTCTGTGCGGAGAGGAGATTGGATTTACGCAGACTTAACCAATCAGACCGTCGATGGTTGGCTTTGGGCTTATGCTCCGAAAACCCGCAAATATGGTTTCATTCCAAAAGCCTATGCCCGACCACCTGCCATGACCAGCCTTTGA
- the LOC6531213 gene encoding uncharacterized protein LOC6531213, translating to MVVVQGMYEVTELVAGSVGCVGLYMAGCNALPMEHVPDLPAALLVLSTVLILHHLRVLNCAPLQELCLLLLELFGFYVCTQVVVVVWHQFHNIMNVLQDIAVNTRTALYLLEGYPKLFMFIRQDVCYFVKLIMSLACTYKAVTVTHALDYALPHRRTYRYYENKSTDENFGDGPRRSTRKTNQRSSAQRSSLRRSKT from the coding sequence ATGGTGGTTGTGCAGGGAATGTACGAGGTCACAGAACTGGTGGCCGGCAGCGTGGGATGCGTGGGTCTCTACATGGCCGGATGCAATGCGCTACCCATGGAGCATGTTCCCGATCTTCCCGCGGCGCTGCTCGTCCTGTCGACCGTGCTTATCTTGCATCATTTGCGGGTATTGAACTGCGCACCGCTGCAGGAGCTGTGCCTTCTGCTGCTGGAACTGTTTGGCTTCTATGTGTGCACCCAGGTTGTGGTGGTCGTGTGGCATCAGTTCCACAACATAATGAATGTGCTTCAAGATATAGCAGTTAATACTCGTACGGCCCTGTATCTTTTGGAAGGCTATCCAAAACTCTTTATGTTTATACGCCAGGATGTCTGCTATTTTGTGAAGCTCATCATGTCCTTGGCGTGCACCTACAAGGCGGTAACGGTCACTCATGCCCTGGACTATGCCTTACCACATCGCCGGACTTACAGGTACTACGAGAATAAATCCACAGATGAGAACTTTGGCGATGGTCCGCGGCGCTCTACTCGAAAAACCAACCAGCGATCATCAGCGCAGAGGAGTTCCTTGCGTCGCTCCAAAACATAG
- the LOC6531214 gene encoding protein FAM13A, with protein MRHPTTGLNEDDLSRLTGSSSSTASCGSAASSSSSSSSSSSNPADRHEVVCSPEKPTPTGTDNSHLNSGFNSTYLPEIIHPALEWQKSSRKRKERLDSNSAFGQDRKLQRSNSEELLTEPTAIVSSTAQVAANLLEAQCEVIRRVSSEDFKRTASYANYRQEFEREQEECSELGENNASLANLPTGEAAKERPRLETSPARQPPKEASDDSECEHERRRSSERFCKSRQPPVRKSGVAKKGGGGSGSKYLPSSRRDEQSAYKYDLSALKYERRGFISSRKQQQNQTQLMQSAADHNDNNLIDFHQQQKELQSKRSASISPTPTTSSSAGSDDSTPTSNAPAPIKAKPQRQQQSLDLTSAQESLPWERGDEPAPILSRRYAHSRPHIGGNLDAAAKLAKVMPYPQQLPKQAATVQLHSDITDMDCCLEPMDAVRAFSSLENMRTRDVMQQVLPAMMGAFQTPEDRVKAINRRVTVLKKKLVQLEESLEQRLGYRPSQAERLNDKYMKNALAELSKLRKERHELKTDPIAALGLKVGSGGGAGIGGQEVAKKLERMKATLAEIEQNLNEKRVNGHRSEQLEDLNADQLVQEKSAVQHGLLYFESLYGHPITKEERDAARPLYDRYRQLKRLVSRTVMFGAGTGIPELPTILEHEAMVFEATSTPLQYSSNNSTETTNSPSDSNAPNTLTQNASSDESTTTTTTLTGPATGNSATSQENQAASENIAALSVDQLWEQLDRARDEKSLLKSTIREYESLFEEQNGRKMLKQDRRSLETETYAQYKEKKAKVRLLQALIKKHIGH; from the exons ATGCGCCATCCCACAACTGGGCTGAACGAAGACGACCTGAGTCGTCTCACTGGTTCATCATCGTCGACGGCTTCGTGCGGCAGTGCAgcatcctcatcatcgtcatcatcctcgtcgtcctcgAATCCCGCTGACCGGCATGAGGTGGTCTGCAGTCCGGAGAAGCCAACGCCGACGGGCACGGACAATAGCCACCTGAACAGCGGCTTCAACTCCACCTACTTGCCGGAGATCATTCATCCGGCTCTGGAATGGCAGAAGTCATCGCGCAAGCGCAAGGAGCGCCTGGACAGCAACTCGGCCTTTGGCCAGGATCGAAAGCTGCAGCGCAGCAACAGCGAGGAGCTGCTCACAGAACCGACGGCCATCGTTTCTTCCACGGCCCAGGTGGCGGCCAATCTTCTGGAGGCGCAGTGTGAGGTTATTCGCCGAGTTTCTTCCGAGGATTTCAAACGCACGGCCAGTTACGCCAACTATCGGCAGGAGTTCGAACGGGAGCAGGAGGAATGCTCCGAGCTGGGCGAGAACAATGCCTCGTTGGCGAACCTGCCGACAGGCGAAGCAGCCAAGGAGCGTCCACGTCTGGAGACAAGTCCCGCTCGTCAGCCACCCAAGGAGGCTAGCGATGACTCCGAGTGCGAGCACGAAAGGCGACGCAGCAGTGAGCGTTTCTGCAAATCCCGCCAGCCGCCGGTGCGCAAGTCTGGGGTGGCCAAGAAGGGCGGCGGAGGCAGTGGCTCCAAGTATTTGCCATCATCCAGACGGGATGAGCAAAGCGCCTACAAGTACGACTTGTCGGCTTTGAAGTACGAACGCAGAGGTTtcatcagcagcaggaaacagcagcagaatcaAACGCAATTAATGCAGTCCGCTGCCGATCACAACGACAACAACTTGATAGACTTCCATCAGCAGCAAAAGGAGCTGCAGTCGAAGAGGAGCGCCAGTATTTCCCCCACACCCACCACCAGCTCCTCGGCGGGCAGCGATGACAGCACGCCCACCTCCAATGCCCCCGCGCCCATTAAAGCCAAACCTcagaggcagcagcagagccTGGATCTCACCTCCGCGCAGGAGTCCCTGCCCTGGGAGCGTGGCGATGAACCGGCACCCATTCTAAGCCGGAGGTACGCCCACTCCCGACCACATATCGGTGGGAATCTGGATGCAGCCGCTAAGCTGGCCAAGGTCATGCCATATCCACAGCAGCTGCCCAAGCAGGCAGCCACCGTGCAGCTGCACTCGGACATCACCGACATGGACTGCTGCCTGGAGCCCATGGATGCAGTGCGAGCGTTCAGTTCGCTGGAGAATATGCGCACCCGCGATGTTATGCAACAAGTGTTGCCCGCCATGATGGGGGCATTTCAAACGCCCGAGGATCGAGTGAAGGCCATCAACAGGCGCGTGACCGTGCTGAAGAAGAAACTGGTCCAGCTGGAGGAGTCACTGGAGCAGCGCCTGGGCTACCGGCCATCTCAGGCGGAGCGGCTGAACGACAAGTACATGAAGAACGCCCTGGCGGAGTTGAGCAAGCTGCGCAAGGAACGGCACGAGCTCAAGACTGATCCCATCGCAGCTCTGGGTCTGAAGGTGGGCAGCGGCGGTGGCGCCGGCATCGGTGGCCAGGAGGTTGCCAAGAAGCTGGAGCGCATGAAGGCCACCCTCGCTGAAATCGAACAG AATCTGAACGAGAAACGTGTGAATGGCCATCGCTCCGAGCAGCTGGAGGATCTCAATGCCGACCAACTGGTGCAGGAGAAGAGCGCCGTGCAGCATGGACTGCTGTACTTTGAGAGCCTCTATGGTCATCCCATCACCAAGGAGGAGCGCGATGCCGCCCGCCCGCTCTACGATCGCTACCGGCAGCTGAAGCGTCTGGTGTCGCGCACCGTGATGTTTGGAGCGGGCACCGGGATACCCGAGTTGCCCACAATCCTCGAGCACGAGGCTATGGTGTTTGAGGCCACTTCCACTCCGCTGCAGTATTCATCGAACAACAGCACAGAGACCACCAACTCGCCCAGCGACTCCAATGCCCCCAATACTCTTACCCAGAATGCTTCCTCCGACGAGTCGACGACGACCACCACAACGTTGACGGGTCCGGCAACGGGGAACTCGGCCACAAGCCAGGAGAACCAGGCCGCCAGCGAGAACATCGCCGCACTGAGTGTGGACCAACTGTGGGAGCAGCTGGATCGTGCCCGCGATGAGAAATCCCTGCTGAAGTCCACCATTCGGGAGTACGAGTCGCTGTTTGAGGAGCAGAATGGACGGAAGATGCTCAAGCAGGATCGTCGTTCACTGGAGACGGAAACCTACGCCCAGTACAAGGAGAAGAAGGCCAAGGTACGGCTACTGCAGGCCCTGATCAAGAAGCATATTGGGCATTAA
- the LOC6531231 gene encoding cytoplasmic phosphatidylinositol transfer protein 1, translated as MVLTKEYRVCMPLTVEEYKIGQLYMIARHSLEQSEEGEGVEVVENKPCEDPVHGKGQYTEKHIHLSSRLPYWIQAICPRVFYVIEKSWNYYPYTLTEYTCSFIPKLNVLIKTKYEDNSGSTENCLDLTEDELKVRTVDHLDIAFDEVSAKHYKKEEDPKLFKSEKTNRGPLIEGWRETDKPIMCSYKVVHASFEVWGLQTKVEDFIQRGIREILLLGHRQAFAWVDEWHGMTLEDVRAYERQKQAETNEKIHNTSGGSNAAAGDGDID; from the exons ATGGTGCTGACCAAGGAGTACCGCGTGTGCATGCCGCTAACGGTGGAGGAG TACAAGATCGGACAGCTTTATATGATAGCGCGCCATAGTCTGGAGCAATCGGAGGAAGGCGAGGGCGTTGAGGTGGTGGAGAACAAGCCCTGCGAGGATCCCGTTCACGGCAAGGGCCAGTACACGGAGAAGCATATTCACTTGTCCAG TCGACTGCCCTACTGGATCCAGGCCATTTGCCCCCGCGTCTTTTATGTGATAGAGAAATCATGGAACTACTATCCGTACACGCTAACAG AATACACG TGTTCCTTCATACCCAAACTAAATGTTCTCATCAAAACTAAGTACGAGGACAACAGTGGCAGCACAGAAAAC TGTCTGGATCTTACTGAAGATGAGCTCAAAGTTCGAACTGTGGATCATTTGGATATAGCGTTCGATGAAGTCAGTGCCAAGCATTATAAGAAGGAGGAAGATCCCAAGTTATTCAAATCCGAAAAGACAA ACCGTGGTCCACTGATTGAAGGATGGCGGGAAACGGACAAGCCCATTATGTGCTCCTACAAGGTGGTCCATGCCAGTTTTGAGGTATGGGGTCTGCAGACCAAAGTGGAGGACTTCATTCAGCGCGGAATTCGGGAGATTCTCCTACTGGGACACAGGCAGGCTTTCGCATGGGTGGACGAATGGCACGGCATGACCCTGGAGGATGTTCGGGCCTACGAGCGTCAAAAGCAGGCCGAGACCAATGAGAAAATTCACAACACAAGTGGTGGCTCAAATGCGGCGGCGGGGGATGGAGATATTGATTGA
- the LOC6531232 gene encoding protein singed wings 2 isoform X1: MAISVFPKRTAKTISLLCMVLIRLGHAADADAVDSHETSTLLATITTEMMPLPDSGRSCFGWSSAPEAAGGNCSRSSRNGTLKCYGGMNNLAALSQSGKLSRAQPALEMLLCGWPRDGLNHFRELQRLPRLRSLTIEYSGFTEFKFDFPEMSELHTINISWTNLSYISARTFKRVLPLKVLDLRWNQLIQLDGPLLLPRNFEQLYLAGNPWNCTRNFKWMLLQPEKGRLVVDRDELICTDRKYKERQMLLVMHYKLELKRQCQWHEDLRNCTCLMHHILPKTHIPLYTVNCSHLQFHRLPAFLPDNTTTLVINDNMISDINPLRDNPHYRHVVDMQLENNHISNVDNLEDTYWLQNFRLLNLRGNNLRKLHVYALDNALEDNENANLLLLSRNPWHCTCKFGSRMRELLTKYKDIVRDAWNVSCTYRLDDDQLLAKVLTLSRQEMCNLSLDDGTQIHPIDWLNGVLASLIFLILGKLAYDYYYYKYYGRVPWIVMKMP; encoded by the exons ATGGCGATCAGTGTGTTTCCAAAACGGACAGCGAAAACAATTTCGTTACTTTGCATGGTCTTAATAAG ACTGGGCCATGccgcggatgcggatgcggttGACAGCCATGAGACGAGCACTTTGCTGGCCACCATCACCACCGAGATGATGCCGTTGCCCGATTCCGGGCGCAGCTGCTTTGGTTGGTCCTCTGCGCCGGAGGCAGCGGGCGGAAACTGCTCCAGATCAAGCCGGAACGGAACTCTTAAGTGCTATGGCGGAATGAATAACCTGGCTGCCCTCAG CCAATCTGGAAAGCTGAGCAGAGCGCAGCCCGCGCTGGAAATGCTTCTATGCGGCTGGCCAAGAGATGGTCTAAATCATTTCAGGGAACTGCAGAGATTGCCCCGTCTTCGATCGCTGACCATCGAGTACAGCGGCTTCACCGAATTCAAATTCGACTTTCCCGAAATGTCGGAGCTGCATACCATCAACATTTCGTGGACGAATCTCTCATACATCTCAGCCCGCACCTTCAAGAGGGTGCTTCCGCTCAAGGTCTTAGATCTGCGTTGGAACCAGCTCATCCAACTGGATGGACCACTGTTGCTGCCCCGCAATTTCGAGCAGCTCTATCTGGCGGGTAATCCGTGGAACTGTACGCGAAACTTCAAGtggatgctgctgcagccggAGAAGGGACGTCTGGTGGTGGACCGCGACGAGCTAATCTGCACAGATCGGAAGTACAAGGAACGCCAGATGCTCCTGGTCATGCACTATAAGCTG GAGCTGAAGAGACAATGCCAATGGCACGAGGATCTTAGGAACTGCACTTGCCTCATGCATCACATCTTGCCGAAGACCCACATACCGCTCTATACGGTCAACTGTTCCCATTTGCAGTTCCACCGCTTGCCCGCCTTTTTGCCGGATAACACCACCACTTTGGTTATCAACGATAATATG ATCAGTGATATAAATCCGCTGCGAGACAATCCCCACTACCGCCACGTGGTGGATATGCAGCTGGAGAACAATCACATATCCAATGTGGACAACTTGGAGGACACCTACTGGCTGCAGAACTTCCGCTTGCTCAACCTGCGTGGCAACAATCTCCGCAAGCTTCATGTCTACGCCCTGGACAACGCACTCGAAGACAACGAGAATGCCAATCTGCTATTGCTGAGCCGAAATCCCTGGCACTGCACCTGCAAGTTTGGCAGCCGAATGCGAGAGCTGCTGACCAAGTACAAGGATATCGTGCGGGATGCATGGAATGTGAGCTGCACCTATCGCCTGGATGACGAccagctgctggccaaagTGCTGACCCTCAGTCGGCAGGAGATGTGCAATTTAAGTTTGGACGACGGCACTCAGATCCATCCCATCGATTGGCTGAACGGGGTGCTGGCCAGCTTGATATTCCTCATCCTGGGCAAGCTGGCCTACGATTACTACTACTACAAGTATTACGGTCGAGTTCCTTGGATTGTGATGAAAATGCCTTAG
- the LOC6531232 gene encoding protein singed wings 2 isoform X2, with translation MMPLPDSGRSCFGWSSAPEAAGGNCSRSSRNGTLKCYGGMNNLAALSQSGKLSRAQPALEMLLCGWPRDGLNHFRELQRLPRLRSLTIEYSGFTEFKFDFPEMSELHTINISWTNLSYISARTFKRVLPLKVLDLRWNQLIQLDGPLLLPRNFEQLYLAGNPWNCTRNFKWMLLQPEKGRLVVDRDELICTDRKYKERQMLLVMHYKLELKRQCQWHEDLRNCTCLMHHILPKTHIPLYTVNCSHLQFHRLPAFLPDNTTTLVINDNMISDINPLRDNPHYRHVVDMQLENNHISNVDNLEDTYWLQNFRLLNLRGNNLRKLHVYALDNALEDNENANLLLLSRNPWHCTCKFGSRMRELLTKYKDIVRDAWNVSCTYRLDDDQLLAKVLTLSRQEMCNLSLDDGTQIHPIDWLNGVLASLIFLILGKLAYDYYYYKYYGRVPWIVMKMP, from the exons ATGATGCCGTTGCCCGATTCCGGGCGCAGCTGCTTTGGTTGGTCCTCTGCGCCGGAGGCAGCGGGCGGAAACTGCTCCAGATCAAGCCGGAACGGAACTCTTAAGTGCTATGGCGGAATGAATAACCTGGCTGCCCTCAG CCAATCTGGAAAGCTGAGCAGAGCGCAGCCCGCGCTGGAAATGCTTCTATGCGGCTGGCCAAGAGATGGTCTAAATCATTTCAGGGAACTGCAGAGATTGCCCCGTCTTCGATCGCTGACCATCGAGTACAGCGGCTTCACCGAATTCAAATTCGACTTTCCCGAAATGTCGGAGCTGCATACCATCAACATTTCGTGGACGAATCTCTCATACATCTCAGCCCGCACCTTCAAGAGGGTGCTTCCGCTCAAGGTCTTAGATCTGCGTTGGAACCAGCTCATCCAACTGGATGGACCACTGTTGCTGCCCCGCAATTTCGAGCAGCTCTATCTGGCGGGTAATCCGTGGAACTGTACGCGAAACTTCAAGtggatgctgctgcagccggAGAAGGGACGTCTGGTGGTGGACCGCGACGAGCTAATCTGCACAGATCGGAAGTACAAGGAACGCCAGATGCTCCTGGTCATGCACTATAAGCTG GAGCTGAAGAGACAATGCCAATGGCACGAGGATCTTAGGAACTGCACTTGCCTCATGCATCACATCTTGCCGAAGACCCACATACCGCTCTATACGGTCAACTGTTCCCATTTGCAGTTCCACCGCTTGCCCGCCTTTTTGCCGGATAACACCACCACTTTGGTTATCAACGATAATATG ATCAGTGATATAAATCCGCTGCGAGACAATCCCCACTACCGCCACGTGGTGGATATGCAGCTGGAGAACAATCACATATCCAATGTGGACAACTTGGAGGACACCTACTGGCTGCAGAACTTCCGCTTGCTCAACCTGCGTGGCAACAATCTCCGCAAGCTTCATGTCTACGCCCTGGACAACGCACTCGAAGACAACGAGAATGCCAATCTGCTATTGCTGAGCCGAAATCCCTGGCACTGCACCTGCAAGTTTGGCAGCCGAATGCGAGAGCTGCTGACCAAGTACAAGGATATCGTGCGGGATGCATGGAATGTGAGCTGCACCTATCGCCTGGATGACGAccagctgctggccaaagTGCTGACCCTCAGTCGGCAGGAGATGTGCAATTTAAGTTTGGACGACGGCACTCAGATCCATCCCATCGATTGGCTGAACGGGGTGCTGGCCAGCTTGATATTCCTCATCCTGGGCAAGCTGGCCTACGATTACTACTACTACAAGTATTACGGTCGAGTTCCTTGGATTGTGATGAAAATGCCTTAG